A DNA window from Sphingomonas profundi contains the following coding sequences:
- the ahcY gene encoding adenosylhomocysteinase, giving the protein MPVESFSDYLVRDISLAAYGRAEIRIAETEMPGLMALREEFGAAKPLTGARITGSLHMTIQTAVLIETLVALGAEVRWATCNIFSTQDHAAAAIAAAGIPVFALKGETLAEYWDYVQNIFDWDDGTGRTCNMILDDGGDATMFALLGAKLEAGHALAEPENDEEVEFHRSLKAFVARKPGYLTETVKNIRGVSEETTTGVHRLYHIARKGELPFPAINVNDSVTKSKFDNLYGCKESLVDAIRRATDVMLAGKVATVAGFGDVGKGSAQSLRNGGARVLVTEIDPICALQAAMEGFEVVTMDEAVKRADIFVTATGNADVITAEHMAAMKPMSIVCNIGHFDSEIQIAGLSNYKWTEIKPQVDLVEFPDGKQIIVLAKGRLVNLGCATGHPSFVMSASFTNQVMAQIELWTKPGHYANEVFVLPKHLDEKVAALHLEKLGVKLTKLTAKQASYIGVTPEGPFKPDHYRY; this is encoded by the coding sequence CTGCCCGTCGAAAGCTTTAGCGACTATCTCGTGCGCGACATCTCGCTGGCCGCTTATGGCCGCGCCGAGATCAGGATCGCCGAGACCGAGATGCCGGGCCTGATGGCGCTGCGCGAGGAGTTCGGCGCGGCCAAGCCGCTGACGGGCGCGCGCATCACCGGATCGCTGCACATGACGATCCAGACGGCGGTGCTGATCGAGACGCTGGTGGCGCTGGGTGCCGAGGTGCGCTGGGCCACCTGCAACATCTTCTCCACGCAGGACCATGCCGCCGCCGCGATCGCCGCCGCCGGCATCCCCGTGTTCGCGCTGAAGGGCGAGACCCTGGCGGAATATTGGGACTATGTGCAGAACATCTTCGACTGGGACGACGGCACCGGCCGCACCTGCAACATGATCCTGGACGATGGCGGCGACGCGACGATGTTCGCGCTGCTGGGCGCCAAGCTGGAGGCCGGCCACGCGCTGGCCGAGCCGGAGAATGACGAGGAGGTGGAATTCCACCGATCGCTGAAGGCGTTCGTCGCGCGCAAGCCCGGCTATCTCACGGAGACCGTGAAGAACATTCGCGGCGTCTCCGAGGAGACCACCACCGGCGTCCACCGCCTCTATCACATCGCCAGGAAGGGCGAGCTGCCCTTCCCCGCGATCAACGTGAACGACAGCGTCACCAAGTCGAAGTTCGACAATCTCTATGGCTGCAAGGAATCGCTGGTCGACGCGATCCGCCGCGCGACGGACGTGATGCTCGCCGGCAAGGTGGCGACCGTCGCCGGCTTCGGCGATGTCGGCAAGGGCTCGGCCCAGTCGCTGCGCAACGGCGGCGCCCGCGTGCTGGTGACGGAGATCGATCCGATCTGCGCGCTGCAGGCGGCGATGGAGGGCTTCGAGGTGGTGACGATGGATGAGGCGGTGAAGCGCGCCGACATCTTCGTCACCGCCACCGGCAATGCCGACGTGATCACCGCCGAGCATATGGCGGCGATGAAGCCGATGAGCATCGTGTGCAACATCGGCCATTTCGACAGCGAGATCCAGATCGCGGGCCTCAGCAACTACAAGTGGACCGAGATCAAGCCGCAGGTAGACCTCGTCGAGTTTCCCGACGGCAAGCAGATCATCGTGCTCGCCAAGGGCCGGCTGGTGAATCTCGGCTGCGCGACCGGCCACCCGTCGTTCGTGATGTCTGCCAGCTTCACCAACCAGGTGATGGCGCAGATCGAGCTTTGGACCAAGCCCGGCCACTATGCCAACGAGGTGTTCGTGCTGCCGAAGCATCTCGACGAGAAGGTCGCCGCGCTGCACCTGGAGAAGCTGGGCGTGAAGCTGACGAAGCTGACGGCCAAGCAGGCCAGCTACATCGGCGTGACGCCGGAAGGCCCGTTCAAGCCCGATCATTACCGCTACTGA
- a CDS encoding YqgE/AlgH family protein — MEAPASLAGQYLLAMPGIGDPRFERAVIAMCAHDPNGALGIGVGRLVPRLGLHGLLAELQIAPGDAPDAPVHVGGPVEPQRGFVLHSQDWIGDETLKVGGRWALTGTLDVLRAIAEGTGPARWIVALGYAGWGEGQLDMEMTRHGWFATPGDDAILFERPADRRWTAGFDSAGIDARLLAAGAGTA; from the coding sequence ATGGAAGCACCAGCCTCTCTCGCCGGCCAATATCTGCTGGCGATGCCGGGAATCGGCGATCCGCGCTTCGAACGCGCGGTGATCGCGATGTGCGCGCACGATCCGAACGGGGCGCTGGGCATCGGCGTGGGCCGGCTGGTGCCGCGGCTGGGCCTGCATGGCCTTCTCGCCGAACTCCAGATCGCGCCGGGCGACGCACCCGACGCGCCGGTGCATGTCGGCGGGCCGGTGGAGCCGCAGCGCGGCTTCGTGCTGCACAGCCAGGACTGGATCGGCGACGAGACGCTGAAGGTGGGCGGGCGCTGGGCGCTGACCGGCACCCTGGACGTGCTGCGCGCCATCGCCGAGGGCACCGGGCCGGCGCGGTGGATCGTGGCGCTGGGCTATGCCGGCTGGGGCGAGGGGCAGCTTGACATGGAGATGACCCGCCATGGCTGGTTCGCGACGCCCGGCGACGACGCCATCCTGTTCGAGCGACCGGCGGACCGGCGCTGGACGGCGGGCTTCGACAGTGCCGGCATCGATGCGCGGCTGCTGGCGGCGGGCGCCGGCACGGCCTGA